Proteins encoded within one genomic window of Paraglaciecola psychrophila 170:
- the prfC gene encoding peptide chain release factor 3, whose amino-acid sequence MSFQQEVDKRRTFAIISHPDAGKTTITEKVLLFGNALQKAGTVKGKKSGQHAKSDWMEMEKERGISVTTSVMQFPYRECTVNLLDTPGHEDFSEDTYRTLTAVDSCLMVIDAAKGVEARTIKLMDVTRLRDTPIITFMNKLDRDTRDPIDLLDEVEKVLNIKCAPITWPIGMGKEFKGVYHLLRDETYLYKTGLGHTIQDVRVVKGLSNPELDEAIGVYAEEIRDMLELVKGASNEFNHDEFLAGELTPVFFGTAMGNFGVDHMLDGLVEWAPLPQGRETSERKVESSEQKFSGFVFKIQANMDPKHRDRIAFCRIVSGKYEKGMKMHHSRIGKDVRISDAVTFLASDRELLEVAYAGDIIGLHNHGSIQIGDTFTSGEKFRFAGIPNFAPELFKRIRLKDPLKQKQLQKGLIQLAEEGAVQVFRPLQNNDLIVGAVGVLQFDVVVARLKGEYNVDAMYEHINVYTAQWVTSKDPRKLDEFRRKAEANLSLDGGDNLAYIAPTRVNLSLAKERYPDIEFHTTREH is encoded by the coding sequence ATGTCTTTCCAACAAGAAGTTGATAAACGCCGCACCTTTGCGATTATCTCTCACCCCGATGCGGGTAAAACTACTATCACCGAAAAAGTATTGTTGTTCGGTAATGCCCTACAAAAAGCTGGTACGGTTAAAGGTAAAAAATCAGGGCAACATGCAAAGTCTGATTGGATGGAAATGGAAAAAGAGCGGGGCATATCTGTCACCACCTCAGTGATGCAATTTCCGTATCGTGAATGCACAGTGAACTTGTTAGATACACCTGGGCATGAAGATTTCTCAGAAGATACCTATCGTACCTTAACTGCCGTCGATTCCTGCTTGATGGTAATAGACGCGGCCAAGGGTGTAGAAGCGCGTACCATAAAACTCATGGATGTAACGCGTTTACGTGACACACCCATTATTACCTTTATGAACAAGCTCGACAGGGATACCCGGGATCCTATCGATTTATTAGATGAAGTTGAAAAAGTGTTGAATATCAAATGTGCACCTATCACCTGGCCGATTGGTATGGGGAAAGAGTTTAAAGGTGTATATCACTTGCTCAGAGACGAAACATATCTTTACAAAACAGGTTTAGGACACACTATTCAAGATGTGCGTGTTGTAAAAGGTTTAAGTAATCCTGAACTTGATGAAGCCATTGGTGTTTACGCTGAAGAAATCCGCGATATGCTTGAACTGGTAAAAGGTGCATCAAACGAATTTAATCATGATGAATTTCTAGCTGGTGAGTTAACCCCAGTATTTTTTGGTACTGCCATGGGTAATTTTGGTGTTGATCATATGCTTGATGGTTTAGTTGAGTGGGCACCATTACCACAAGGGCGTGAAACAAGTGAGCGTAAAGTCGAATCCAGCGAACAAAAGTTCAGTGGTTTTGTATTTAAAATACAAGCCAATATGGATCCTAAACACCGCGATCGTATTGCGTTTTGTCGCATAGTATCGGGCAAATACGAAAAAGGCATGAAAATGCATCATAGCCGCATAGGCAAGGATGTAAGGATTTCAGATGCAGTGACGTTTTTAGCCAGCGACCGAGAATTGTTAGAAGTGGCCTACGCGGGTGACATTATTGGTCTGCATAATCATGGTTCTATTCAAATAGGCGATACATTTACCTCAGGCGAAAAATTTCGCTTTGCGGGTATTCCTAATTTTGCCCCAGAATTATTTAAACGCATTCGATTAAAAGACCCTCTCAAACAGAAACAATTGCAAAAGGGTTTAATTCAACTAGCTGAAGAAGGGGCAGTGCAAGTATTTAGGCCGTTACAAAATAACGATTTGATAGTTGGGGCTGTAGGTGTGTTGCAATTTGATGTGGTGGTGGCCCGTTTAAAAGGCGAATACAATGTTGATGCCATGTACGAGCATATCAACGTGTACACAGCTCAATGGGTAACATCTAAAGATCCTAGAAAACTTGACGAATTCAGACGCAAGGCAGAAGCCAACTTGTCCTTAGATGGCGGTGATAATCTGGCTTATATTGCACCTACCAGAGTAAATTTGTCTCTGGCCAAAGAACGTTATCCTGATATTGAGTTTCACACTACCAGAGAGCATTAA
- a CDS encoding helix-turn-helix domain-containing protein, with product MSHRKMFSGAQLKSLRKEAGYTQEELAQRVGISRETVSAIENNKPETMDNIGVGVVNKWWSICRQTASQQTRESFFSSVMDYFGFNLG from the coding sequence ATGTCTCATAGAAAAATGTTTAGTGGCGCTCAACTCAAATCATTGCGCAAAGAAGCAGGTTATACTCAGGAAGAACTTGCTCAACGAGTGGGCATTAGCCGCGAAACTGTTTCTGCTATCGAAAATAACAAACCTGAAACTATGGACAATATTGGGGTCGGTGTGGTGAATAAGTGGTGGTCTATTTGCCGCCAAACTGCGTCTCAACAAACCCGCGAATCCTTCTTCTCTTCTGTTATGGATTATTTCGGCTTTAACTTAGGTTAA
- a CDS encoding helix-turn-helix domain-containing protein, producing MYINGADLRKMRLDAGLTTVKMAKLANVKTRKTYENWEKNIGAPSMNQFIAMCVGCNYNSSKFVKLAVDRQDTSEILNVTAARR from the coding sequence ATGTACATTAATGGTGCGGACTTAAGAAAAATGCGTCTCGATGCTGGCTTAACCACGGTTAAGATGGCAAAACTTGCTAACGTTAAAACCCGTAAAACTTACGAGAATTGGGAAAAAAATATTGGCGCGCCGAGTATGAACCAATTTATTGCTATGTGTGTTGGTTGTAACTACAACTCATCAAAGTTTGTAAAACTAGCGGTTGATCGTCAAGATACGTCTGAAATCCTAAATGTAACTGCTGCACGCCGTTAA
- the rimI gene encoding ribosomal protein S18-alanine N-acetyltransferase, translating to MNPVFSPLTPQNSDPYFELHKLGQFSPWSRKIFEDCLTKPYFAYSLDQDSQPLGYYIGMTVLDEVTLMDIVVSPSHQGKGLGKSLLQHFMSQCDQNNIQQIWLEVRESNATAIDLYDNAGFILVEQRVNYYPSVKGKEDALIMCCYLG from the coding sequence ATGAATCCAGTGTTTTCTCCTTTAACCCCACAAAATAGTGACCCCTATTTTGAGCTGCATAAGCTAGGACAGTTTTCCCCTTGGTCTCGTAAGATATTTGAAGACTGTTTAACTAAGCCCTATTTTGCTTATTCACTCGATCAAGATAGTCAGCCTTTGGGCTATTACATTGGTATGACAGTCCTAGATGAAGTGACCTTGATGGATATAGTAGTCAGCCCTTCGCATCAAGGTAAGGGGTTAGGTAAATCCTTGCTGCAACACTTTATGTCGCAATGCGACCAAAACAACATTCAACAAATTTGGCTTGAGGTACGTGAGTCTAATGCGACTGCTATTGACCTATATGACAACGCCGGTTTTATTTTGGTCGAACAAAGAGTGAACTATTACCCTAGTGTAAAAGGTAAAGAAGATGCTTTGATCATGTGTTGTTACTTAGGATGA
- a CDS encoding DNA polymerase III subunit psi — MEITSNLVLSDYQRAILNEMGIASWQLVSEEATQVKFVNKPLENVTISSDVISKTDALVKLKQLKQQTQKLESTDSILMTFSTGDTQLQIFTDILIALGLEAKLQEHISIEQLNHYSGYPLSWTQGEKVSMNSKQLITPALAELHHPETKKQLWQQLQSALSLQNPIK, encoded by the coding sequence ATGGAAATTACTTCTAATCTTGTATTAAGCGATTACCAACGCGCTATTTTGAATGAAATGGGCATAGCCTCATGGCAGTTAGTGAGTGAAGAAGCAACTCAAGTAAAATTCGTTAACAAACCTCTTGAAAATGTAACTATTTCATCTGACGTGATTTCAAAAACCGATGCATTGGTCAAGTTAAAACAGCTCAAACAGCAAACACAAAAATTAGAATCAACAGATTCGATTTTAATGACCTTTTCAACAGGTGATACTCAGCTTCAAATATTTACCGATATACTCATCGCTTTAGGTTTAGAGGCAAAGCTACAAGAACATATTTCAATTGAGCAATTGAATCACTATTCAGGTTATCCGCTGAGTTGGACCCAAGGTGAAAAGGTTAGCATGAACAGTAAGCAACTTATCACACCAGCTTTAGCTGAGTTACATCACCCAGAAACTAAAAAGCAACTTTGGCAACAATTACAAAGCGCTTTATCTCTTCAAAATCCAATTAAATAG
- a CDS encoding phosphotransferase: MNDLKAMLEDELKCLDFIQAGFHLKAFNGGTINSSYHLETSNNSYFVKTFESDKIALLDRKELFNIQLELAHKGLAVQPVYLSKSGGFQIDQWLDIPTLDQADLSSLIVTKNLAFALSNLHNTKITAAELDLPSQWQHYISLIEVPVSASEQQMINKYATIWYQACSTKAVFCHNDLALSHVTHAQPSKIFDWEYCAISCPYYDLASCIAVNGLSSTDEASLYAFYAQYTEQHISEVIAKATIMKPLVEFTNKLWYEAVRQAT; this comes from the coding sequence ATGAACGACTTAAAGGCTATGCTGGAAGACGAGTTAAAATGTTTGGATTTTATACAGGCAGGCTTTCACCTTAAAGCTTTTAACGGGGGGACAATAAACAGTAGTTATCACCTTGAAACATCCAACAACAGTTATTTTGTCAAAACGTTTGAGTCAGACAAAATAGCGTTGTTAGATCGAAAAGAGCTCTTCAATATCCAACTTGAATTAGCGCATAAGGGGCTTGCAGTTCAGCCAGTGTACCTGTCGAAGTCAGGTGGTTTTCAAATTGACCAGTGGCTTGATATACCAACACTAGACCAAGCTGATTTATCAAGCTTGATCGTCACCAAGAACTTAGCATTTGCACTATCAAATTTACATAACACTAAGATAACTGCCGCAGAATTAGATTTACCCAGCCAATGGCAACACTATATCAGTTTAATTGAAGTGCCTGTTTCAGCTTCTGAACAACAAATGATAAACAAATATGCCACTATTTGGTATCAAGCCTGCTCAACTAAAGCTGTGTTTTGCCATAATGATTTGGCTTTATCCCATGTCACACATGCCCAGCCTAGTAAAATTTTTGATTGGGAGTACTGTGCCATTTCTTGTCCTTATTATGATTTGGCATCATGTATTGCGGTAAATGGTTTAAGCTCTACCGATGAAGCTAGCTTATATGCATTTTATGCTCAGTATACTGAGCAACATATATCAGAAGTGATTGCCAAGGCAACCATTATGAAACCTCTAGTAGAATTCACCAATAAGCTTTGGTATGAAGCTGTTCGTCAAGCTACTTAA
- a CDS encoding TonB-dependent receptor has protein sequence MKFSKKPLASLISLCLINSYVAAQNTDEQPSTLNELERIIVRGALSATPLSEMATSISVLDEQVIYQRQAQHLEDLLNRAANVNFASGASRGRFVQIRGIGERSQFTDPINPSVGYLVDGINYSGLLAGASTFDIEQVEIFKGPNSARFGADGLAGMINVLSKDASDQTSIDAQFGVANYGSWQIGAAVGGGLSDSVDYRLSVHQNTSDGFVENTWLGRDDTNGVDESTARAKLNWQVTDDLSINTVIHLIDVDNGYDAFSLNRDRTTLSDEPGFDKQQSEAIGLTIDYQGLDWANVQLQSSFMQADLAYGYDEDWSFVGIAPGWEYSSTDYYFREREDNTVQARLSSKSDKANSWVVGFYFADKAEDLTREYTWLAAPFESQVDRLDSALFGQYKYMLSDEKWVTASLRLASQTLDYVDSNLIDEDIDHSDWGAEISYHQKVANNSMLYLSLLRSYKMGGVNGQALGKIDDEDIAEFRQDLLDNAIFDAESLIGIEFGIKGANQDGSLVLDISAFYQKRDDVQYKNSIVNDQSFVDFYNNATDGKNYGIEVSLNYKLFDNVDTFANLGYLKTEISGITLKNGSNIDKREQAHAPTYHINAGLNWRVSNNINWLIEFDAKDEFFYSFSHDQQSQSIFIAHTSLDYQIENWNVSLYARNLFDEQYANRGFYFGNDPRDEYETHLYEQFGEPRRVGINFKYQY, from the coding sequence ATGAAGTTTAGCAAAAAGCCTTTGGCTAGCTTAATCAGCCTATGTTTAATCAATTCTTATGTAGCTGCGCAAAACACTGATGAACAACCTTCTACACTCAATGAATTAGAACGCATTATTGTTCGAGGTGCGTTATCTGCAACCCCTTTATCTGAAATGGCTACAAGTATTTCTGTTCTTGATGAGCAAGTTATATACCAGCGCCAAGCGCAACATCTCGAAGATCTATTGAATCGCGCTGCTAACGTGAATTTTGCCAGCGGCGCTAGCCGTGGACGCTTTGTACAAATTCGCGGCATTGGTGAACGTAGCCAATTTACTGATCCAATCAACCCTTCTGTGGGTTATCTGGTTGATGGTATCAATTATTCTGGTTTGCTCGCTGGAGCGAGTACTTTTGATATCGAACAAGTCGAAATATTCAAAGGCCCAAATAGTGCGCGCTTTGGTGCTGATGGTCTTGCTGGCATGATAAATGTCTTAAGCAAAGATGCGTCAGATCAAACCAGTATCGATGCTCAGTTTGGTGTTGCTAATTATGGTAGTTGGCAAATAGGGGCCGCAGTAGGCGGTGGTCTTAGCGACAGCGTTGATTACCGACTATCAGTTCATCAAAATACCAGTGACGGGTTTGTTGAAAATACTTGGTTGGGACGTGACGATACTAATGGCGTGGATGAGTCAACTGCGCGAGCTAAGCTTAATTGGCAGGTAACTGATGACTTATCTATCAACACAGTTATTCATCTGATTGATGTAGACAATGGATATGATGCTTTTTCACTCAATAGAGATAGAACAACCTTATCTGATGAGCCTGGCTTTGATAAACAACAGAGTGAGGCAATTGGTCTTACTATAGATTATCAAGGCTTAGATTGGGCTAATGTTCAACTTCAAAGCAGTTTTATGCAAGCCGATTTAGCTTATGGTTATGATGAGGATTGGAGTTTTGTAGGCATAGCGCCAGGCTGGGAATATTCATCTACCGATTATTACTTTCGGGAGCGCGAAGACAATACAGTTCAAGCAAGACTATCCAGTAAAAGTGATAAAGCTAATTCTTGGGTAGTTGGTTTTTATTTTGCAGACAAAGCAGAAGACTTAACTCGAGAATATACTTGGTTAGCAGCACCGTTTGAAAGCCAGGTGGATCGACTAGACAGTGCTTTATTTGGTCAATATAAATATATGTTATCAGATGAAAAATGGGTTACTGCAAGTTTACGTTTAGCCTCACAAACACTCGATTATGTTGATTCCAATTTAATTGATGAAGATATTGACCATAGTGATTGGGGAGCTGAAATTAGTTATCACCAAAAAGTGGCTAACAACAGTATGTTATACCTAAGTTTATTGCGCAGTTATAAAATGGGCGGGGTAAACGGACAAGCACTCGGTAAAATCGACGATGAAGATATTGCTGAGTTCAGACAAGACTTACTTGATAATGCTATTTTTGATGCTGAGTCTTTAATAGGCATCGAATTTGGTATAAAAGGTGCTAATCAAGATGGAAGTTTAGTACTAGATATTTCTGCTTTCTATCAAAAACGTGACGACGTGCAGTATAAAAATTCTATTGTAAATGATCAATCTTTTGTGGATTTTTATAACAATGCTACAGATGGAAAAAACTATGGCATTGAAGTCAGCTTAAATTATAAGCTGTTCGATAATGTTGATACTTTTGCTAATCTCGGCTATTTAAAGACTGAAATTAGCGGCATCACGCTTAAAAATGGTAGTAATATTGATAAGCGAGAACAAGCTCATGCACCGACCTACCATATCAACGCTGGTCTAAATTGGCGTGTTTCAAATAATATTAACTGGTTAATTGAGTTTGATGCCAAAGATGAGTTCTTTTATTCGTTTAGTCACGATCAACAATCACAGAGCATATTTATCGCTCATACAAGCCTTGATTACCAGATAGAAAACTGGAATGTTAGTTTGTATGCTCGTAACTTGTTTGATGAACAATACGCCAACCGGGGCTTTTATTTTGGTAACGATCCACGAGATGAATATGAAACTCATTTGTATGAGCAGTTTGGTGAGCCACGTCGTGTAGGGATCAATTTTAAATATCAATACTAA
- a CDS encoding tRNA(Met) cytidine acetyltransferase TmcA — protein sequence MNLPKQLSYWFEQRRSKLCHRQLLVIAGQEKWTRNAAVTLLYDNNIQSTLWVGDTDTETEYENITVKDYRSKLGHEYEWLVLNCFSGFRANAAMALSGTVRAHGLMIILCPELSEWPYYADPEQNNRISYGNQQPHLQSFFIQHLISCFRENSDVAILSADKFSGEVAFVDDNLETNHYYEQDTAVKSICKVAEGHTNRPLILTADRGRGKSSALGIAAAKLMQTSDKTLYLTAPQIHCVEQVFVHNKRMLTNALITKNGVEYQASSLTFKPLDVLLADESLPDLLLVDEASAIPVHTLNKLVKKFPRVVFSSTVHGYEGSGRGFEMRFIKQLSQLKPNFKRFNMLQPIRWYKHDTLERFWFNTFFQEVQTDIENIESINQQIECRHVSKAQLLHDKELLADLFRLLINAHYQTSQDDLQRFLDAPEIEFFILTRGIALLGVAQIVKEGGDCFRELANTIADCSKRVKGHLVAQNITSSYNTPPFLLAEQWRISRIAIDPEQQSKGFGKQLIQYVEQQAKQQHIKFLTTSFGCNTDIIKFWYNSEFTLAKLSAKPEVSSGEHSAICIKPLTREAVKTSDTIHEAFYQEFLYQIDKKFQFMSEGLLIQILVFEQTGNLDVFENIQPLEQFAIGKRAYFTCKRLLKEYLIINPGCFSKLESPEQTLLVAALLQNLSDQKICTKFNLSGKKQIEQALKTSFRKILFDA from the coding sequence GTGAATTTACCCAAGCAGCTATCCTATTGGTTTGAACAACGTCGATCAAAGTTATGTCATAGGCAATTGTTAGTCATAGCAGGCCAAGAAAAATGGACCAGAAACGCTGCGGTTACCTTATTATATGATAACAATATACAAAGTACTTTATGGGTCGGTGACACCGACACCGAAACTGAATATGAAAATATAACTGTAAAAGACTACCGCAGTAAATTAGGTCACGAATATGAGTGGCTGGTATTAAACTGCTTTAGTGGATTTAGAGCCAACGCAGCTATGGCTTTAAGTGGCACGGTCAGAGCACATGGTTTAATGATTATTCTGTGTCCAGAATTATCTGAATGGCCATATTATGCAGATCCCGAACAAAACAATCGTATTTCTTATGGCAATCAACAACCCCATCTCCAAAGTTTCTTTATTCAACACCTGATATCTTGCTTCAGAGAAAATAGTGACGTCGCTATATTATCTGCTGATAAATTTTCTGGTGAGGTAGCATTTGTAGATGATAATTTAGAAACAAATCATTATTACGAGCAAGATACGGCTGTAAAAAGTATTTGTAAAGTAGCTGAAGGGCATACTAATAGACCTTTAATTTTGACCGCAGATAGAGGTCGAGGTAAGTCTTCAGCATTAGGTATCGCCGCGGCTAAATTAATGCAGACGTCGGATAAAACCCTATATTTGACTGCACCGCAAATTCATTGTGTCGAACAGGTATTTGTTCATAACAAACGCATGTTGACTAATGCTTTAATCACTAAAAATGGAGTCGAATATCAGGCAAGTTCGTTAACGTTTAAACCGCTAGATGTATTATTAGCTGATGAAAGTTTACCCGATTTATTATTAGTAGATGAAGCCTCTGCTATTCCGGTACATACACTTAATAAACTTGTGAAAAAATTTCCAAGAGTTGTTTTTAGCTCAACAGTTCATGGATATGAAGGCAGCGGTCGTGGCTTTGAAATGCGCTTTATAAAGCAACTTTCGCAACTAAAACCCAATTTCAAAAGATTCAATATGCTGCAACCGATCCGCTGGTATAAACACGACACCTTAGAACGATTCTGGTTTAATACCTTTTTTCAGGAGGTGCAAACAGATATTGAAAATATTGAGTCCATAAACCAGCAGATTGAGTGCCGACACGTCTCAAAAGCGCAATTGCTTCACGATAAAGAATTACTAGCGGATTTGTTTAGGTTATTAATAAACGCACACTACCAAACCAGTCAAGATGATTTGCAACGTTTCTTGGACGCGCCTGAAATTGAGTTTTTTATATTGACCCGAGGTATAGCTTTGCTTGGTGTGGCTCAAATAGTCAAAGAGGGAGGCGACTGCTTTAGAGAACTTGCAAATACTATTGCTGATTGTAGCAAACGTGTAAAAGGACATTTAGTTGCGCAAAATATTACATCATCCTATAACACTCCCCCTTTCCTCTTAGCTGAACAATGGCGTATTAGCAGAATTGCTATAGACCCTGAACAGCAAAGCAAAGGTTTTGGAAAACAGTTAATTCAATACGTAGAACAGCAAGCAAAACAGCAACATATTAAGTTTTTAACCACGTCTTTTGGTTGCAATACTGACATCATCAAGTTTTGGTACAACAGTGAATTTACCCTAGCTAAACTCAGCGCAAAGCCGGAAGTATCAAGTGGTGAGCACAGCGCTATTTGTATTAAACCTTTAACACGTGAGGCAGTGAAAACATCTGACACTATTCATGAAGCGTTTTATCAGGAGTTCCTTTATCAGATAGACAAAAAATTTCAATTCATGTCTGAAGGTTTACTTATCCAAATACTAGTATTTGAGCAAACTGGAAATCTAGACGTATTTGAAAACATACAACCTCTTGAACAATTTGCCATTGGTAAACGGGCTTACTTTACTTGCAAACGTCTACTAAAAGAATACTTAATCATTAATCCTGGTTGTTTCTCAAAATTAGAATCGCCAGAGCAAACATTATTGGTGGCGGCACTATTACAAAATTTGTCGGATCAGAAAATTTGTACAAAATTTAACTTGAGTGGCAAAAAACAAATCGAACAAGCCTTAAAAACTAGCTTTCGGAAAATTTTATTCGATGCATAA
- a CDS encoding tetratricopeptide repeat protein codes for MKKHLKHLYVVSVISVAAVIPTSVYAQVAAPIACADYKRGPTNIPGQKVGKKVGKALEAYNNDLIDEALDILYEIDTSNTFDRAFTDRFIGNLLATQNGQAKKSIEYLQRAVAPSELNDSEQVGTIKLIADLSLQEEQYDSAIKYYQDWMKVTCKEDFDVYFRMANAYYQTQRFAEIIMPINKAIALAEKPNKTAYALKMTSYYNRKMYKETIEVQEETVRIFPDDKGQWTQLGFFYMLVEDHKKALSTFEMAYNQGFLTKAAEIKALSQLYSMNDIPVKAAQILDKHIKSGLVDKDERMLTSVASSYQQAKEFKEAADFYGQSALLDSDPDLYQKQGMVYYALERYNDAIVALQKALDGGSDKVGAIHLAMMQANFDKGDFKSAYKHVQEAKQDRSTARNARSWEPYIKEKAKNRNIKL; via the coding sequence ATGAAGAAACATCTAAAACATTTATATGTGGTTTCAGTGATTTCTGTTGCCGCTGTCATACCCACGAGTGTTTATGCACAGGTAGCTGCTCCCATTGCATGTGCTGATTATAAACGAGGCCCAACTAATATTCCTGGTCAAAAAGTAGGTAAAAAGGTTGGAAAAGCCTTAGAAGCCTATAACAATGATTTAATCGATGAAGCGCTAGATATTTTGTATGAAATCGATACTTCTAATACATTTGACAGGGCTTTTACTGACAGATTTATTGGTAACCTGTTAGCTACTCAGAATGGCCAAGCAAAGAAATCAATCGAATATTTGCAACGAGCAGTTGCACCTAGCGAATTAAATGATTCTGAGCAGGTTGGTACAATCAAGCTGATTGCTGATTTAAGCCTTCAGGAAGAGCAGTATGATAGTGCCATTAAATACTATCAAGATTGGATGAAGGTTACTTGTAAAGAAGACTTCGATGTCTATTTTAGAATGGCCAACGCTTATTATCAGACTCAAAGATTTGCTGAAATTATTATGCCTATCAACAAGGCAATAGCCTTAGCTGAAAAGCCTAATAAAACTGCTTATGCACTTAAAATGACTTCTTATTACAACCGCAAGATGTATAAAGAAACCATAGAAGTGCAGGAAGAAACAGTGCGGATATTTCCTGATGACAAAGGACAATGGACCCAACTTGGGTTCTTTTACATGCTTGTTGAAGATCACAAAAAAGCATTATCTACATTTGAGATGGCTTACAATCAAGGCTTCTTGACAAAAGCTGCTGAGATTAAAGCGCTTAGCCAGTTATATTCAATGAATGACATACCTGTAAAAGCGGCTCAAATATTAGATAAGCATATTAAGTCCGGTTTAGTTGATAAAGACGAAAGAATGCTCACTAGTGTTGCGTCATCATATCAACAAGCTAAAGAGTTTAAAGAAGCTGCTGACTTTTATGGACAGTCTGCTTTGTTAGATTCTGATCCTGATTTATATCAAAAGCAAGGCATGGTTTACTATGCTTTAGAGAGATATAACGATGCTATTGTTGCGTTGCAAAAGGCATTAGATGGCGGCTCGGATAAAGTTGGTGCTATTCACTTAGCTATGATGCAAGCAAACTTTGACAAGGGAGACTTTAAGTCTGCTTACAAACATGTGCAGGAAGCAAAACAGGACAGGTCCACCGCTCGAAACGCGAGGAGTTGGGAACCTTATATAAAGGAAAAGGCTAAAAACCGAAATATAAAACTTTAA
- a CDS encoding energy transducer TonB: protein MGRLIVSIFIGGVIAFLLFVVMAELISNTGRPPEKSGETIIIDIVMATPDDSTQLRKRVPPPPPPPPKQPPKIEPVEPDVAKVDTDGLSFSMPSVDVGGASVNIGSVGAMRDGDATPIVRIEPKYPVQAARDGKEGWVKLSFTINEVGGVEDVTVLDADPKRVFDREARRALGKWKYKPKIEDGKPMKQFGLTVQLDFKLDQS from the coding sequence ATGGGTCGATTAATAGTTTCTATATTTATAGGTGGGGTAATAGCCTTCCTTCTTTTTGTTGTAATGGCAGAATTAATTTCTAATACGGGAAGACCACCTGAAAAAAGTGGTGAAACGATTATTATTGATATTGTTATGGCAACGCCAGATGATTCTACACAACTAAGAAAACGAGTGCCGCCACCGCCACCACCGCCGCCCAAACAGCCTCCCAAAATAGAGCCTGTTGAGCCTGATGTAGCGAAAGTCGATACAGATGGATTGAGCTTTAGTATGCCTAGTGTTGACGTTGGAGGTGCTTCAGTCAATATCGGTAGTGTAGGTGCAATGCGTGATGGAGACGCGACTCCAATCGTAAGAATTGAACCCAAGTATCCGGTTCAAGCTGCACGTGATGGTAAAGAAGGTTGGGTTAAATTATCTTTTACTATCAATGAAGTAGGTGGAGTTGAAGACGTAACAGTGCTAGATGCGGATCCAAAACGTGTTTTTGACCGTGAAGCAAGACGTGCTTTGGGTAAATGGAAGTACAAGCCTAAAATTGAAGATGGTAAACCGATGAAGCAATTCGGCCTAACAGTGCAACTAGACTTTAAGTTGGATCAATCATAA
- a CDS encoding ExbD/TolR family protein, protein MGRKVRVEEDATIDMTPMLDIVFIMLIFFIVTTVFVKEAGVEVNKPNGDLAVMPKNANIFIAVTEDGKVWIDKREVEVDLVRSNLERLMAEQPSDVIIIQADEEAEHGLVVEVMDQIKMAGIDRISIATAGS, encoded by the coding sequence ATGGGTCGTAAAGTTCGAGTAGAAGAAGATGCAACAATAGATATGACACCTATGCTGGACATAGTTTTCATAATGTTGATCTTCTTTATTGTGACGACTGTTTTTGTGAAAGAAGCAGGTGTTGAGGTTAATAAACCTAATGGCGACTTAGCTGTCATGCCAAAAAATGCAAACATTTTCATCGCGGTTACCGAAGATGGAAAGGTCTGGATTGATAAACGTGAAGTGGAAGTGGACCTTGTCCGTTCAAATCTAGAACGTTTAATGGCAGAACAGCCGTCTGATGTAATCATTATTCAAGCTGACGAAGAAGCTGAACATGGGCTTGTTGTTGAAGTCATGGATCAAATTAAAATGGCTGGTATTGATCGTATCTCAATTGCAACGGCAGGTAGCTAA